Proteins from a genomic interval of Stigmatopora nigra isolate UIUO_SnigA chromosome 19, RoL_Snig_1.1, whole genome shotgun sequence:
- the cfap298 gene encoding cilia- and flagella-associated protein 298 translates to MVILHVKRGDESLFLYSTSVAEAIDVLVRDFTAIYNGRLKVDRICAEMGELAGHGITLPPNMQGLTDEQLVDLKLKDEWEEKCVPSGGAVFKKDDIGRRNGHAPNEKMKAVLLKTMDEAKALVSKKQVEVNVCVTMAMVKEALAQLRGAVMIVYPMGLPPHDPIRMELEDREDLTGTQASLQVLEESECQLWWAAKEMQRDKKLQDYIGKNEKTKLVVKIQKKGQGAPAREPLVTNEQHKQMMMHFYRKQEELKKLEEADDDSYMDSDWSDRQALKRQFQGLSNIKWGPR, encoded by the exons atgGTAATCCTGCACGTCAAGCGAGGGGACGAGAGCCTCTTCCTGTACAGCACCAGCGTGGCCGAGGCCATTGACGTGCTCGTGCGTGACTTCACCGCCATTTATAATGGGAGGCTCAAAGTGGACAGAATTTGTGCAG agatgggCGAGCTTGCCGGGCATGGTATCACACTCCCGCCTAATATGCAAGGACTGACGGATGAGCAACTGGTGGATTTGAAGCTAAAGGACGAGTGGGAAGAAAAGTGTGTGCCGAGTGGGGGTGCCGTATTTAAAAAAGACGACATCGGCCGGCGCAACGGACACG CGCCAAATGAGAAAATGAAAGCTGTGCTGCTTAAAACGATGGACGAGGCAAAGGCTTTGGTCTCCAAG aaACAAGTGGAAGTCAACGTATGTGTAACCATGGCCATGGTGAAGGAAGCGCTAGCTCAGCTGCGGGGCGCCGTAATGATTGTGTACCCTATGGGGCTTCCTCCTCATGATCCTATCCGCATGGAGTTGGAGGACCGGGAAGATCTGACAGGTACACAG GCGTCGCTGCAAGTGTTAGAAGAATCTGAGTGTCAACTGTGGTGGGCGGCCAAGGAAATGCAACGGGACAAGAAGCTGCAGGATTACATCGGCAAAAACGAGAAGACCAAGCTCGTGGTCAAGATCCAGAAG AAAGGACAGGGGGCGCCGGCGAGGGAGCCTCTAGTCACCAATGAGCAACATAAGCAAATGATGATGCATTTCTACAGAAAACAGGAGGAGCTCAAG AAATTAGAGGAAGCAGATGACGATAGCTATATGGACTCTGATTGGTCAGACCGCCAAGCCCTCAAGAGACAATTTCAAGGTCTGAGCAACATTAAATGGGGACCCAGGTAA
- the haus1 gene encoding HAUS augmin-like complex subunit 1, with product MSEKLQRVKSWLASTFADQAVPPFEVNVRTADLLDQLACSSEIRCRHISLLAQDLNQKADEYGAEGTHLRNVTEEGLGISYTNVSKSSVDSLSSLADNAEALALRDTSLYSWMPAVNCLTNRLLAAKKADTEAERELLALRKKLGDAVVLQGQLEDNMSKVCDAQEVEWAKAEERLLNMDFIKGKTRELSNRCQANEATLASRNMKDSLSHQALVRLSEEVTTLKEELEPLRKKLQPFMDLAPDPSLARVKIEEAKIELAALDAQMEMRMDSQ from the exons ATGAGTGAAAAACTCCAGAGG GTAAAAAGTTGGCTGGCGTCTACATTCGCTGACCAGGCGGTTCCTCCGTTTGAGGTGAACGTAAGGACCGCTGATCTTTTGGATCAGCTTGCCTGCTCCAGCGAAATTCGATGCCGGCACATCAGCCTGCTCGCTCAAGACTTAAACCAAAAAGCAGATGAGTATGGAGCTGAGG GTACTCACCTCCGGAACGTGACCGAGGAAGGCTTGGGCATTTCTTACACGAACGTGTCCAAGTCATCTGTGGACTCGTTGTCCTCTCTGGCGGACAATGCCGAGGCCCTGGCGCTCCGAGACACGTCTCTCTACAG TTGGATGCCTGCTGTGAATTGCCTGACCAACCGACTCCTGGCGGCGAAGAAGGCTGACACCGAGGCGGAACGTGAGCTCTTGGCGCTCCGGAAGAAACTGGGCGACGCGGTGGTGCTGCAAGGACAACTGGAAGA CAACATGAGCAAAGTATGTGACGCCCAAGAGGTGGAGTGGGCCAAAGCGGAGGAGAGGCTGctaaacatggattttatcaaaggAAAGACTCGTGAGCTTTCCAACAGATGCCAAGCCAACGAG GCAACGCTGGCGTCTAGAAACATGAAGGATTCGCTCAGCCATCAAGCTTTAGTCCGACTTTCAGAG gaagtgactacGCTCAAAGAAGAATTGGAACCCCTGAGGAAGAAACTGCAGCCTTTTATGGACCTTGCTCCA GACCCGTCTCTGGCTCGAGTGAAAATAGAAGAGGCCAAAATAGAGCTG GCAGCGCTCGATGCCCAGATGGAGATGCGCATGGATTCCCAGTGA
- the synj1 gene encoding synaptojanin-1 has product MAFSKGYRIYHKLDPPPYSVIVETRSREECLMFESGAVAVLSAAEKEAIKNTYSKIVDAYGVLGVLRLNLGDSMLHSLVVVTGCSSVGKVQESEVFRVTQTDFVSLKNDPGDEERIGEVRKVLNSGHFYFAWSASGVSMDLSLNARRRILEDTTDNRFFWNQSLHLHLKHYGVNCDDWLLRLMCGGVEIRTIYAGHKQAKACIFSRLSSERAGTRFNVRGANDDGQVANFVETEQAIFLDDKVSSFIQIRGSIPLFWEQPGIQVGSHRVKLSRGFEANAPAFERHFTALKKLYGKQVIINLLGSKEGEHMLSKAFQSHLKASEHATSVKMVNFDYHQNVRGGKAEKLHSVLKPQLGKFLEECGFFYYSGEMGITRSQGGTLRTNCLDCLDRTNSVQAFFALEMLAKQLEEMGLTEKPQLVARFQEVFRTMWSGNGDSISKIYAGTGALDGKAKGGKLKDGARSVTRTIQNNFFDSSKQEAIDILRLGSTLNSDLADKARALLTTSSLYVTEPVLQSASPRVLLGMCQNHRKYTQPKQIRVCVGTWNVNGGKQFRSIAFRNQTLNDWLLDAPKIAGNPDFQESKANPVDIFAIGFEEMVELNAGNIVSASTTNQKLWAAELQKNISRDHKYVLLASEQLVGVCLFVFIRPQHAPFIRDVAVDTVKTGMGGATGNKGGVAIRLLFHTTSICFVCSHFAAGQSQVKERNDDYNEITRKLTFPMGRLLYSHDYVFWCGDFNYRINLPNEEVKELIRQQNWDALTAGDQLFDQKNAGMVFRGFTEGKLDFAPTYKYDLFSEDYDTSEKCRTPAWTDRILWKRRKWNFDKTAEEMNVVGAVSTSAENEDDPDYPWSSGSLKYYGRAELKTSDHRPVVSVIDVDILEVDPEARHQVYKDVIALQGPPDGTILVSLCSSGPDDFFDDALIDELLDKFANFGEVILIRFVEEKMWVTFLEGYSALAALSLSASTVLGKVIDIRLKSPGWIKSLEEEMSVDRICGSVPASASSSLLAEDADLGDDDYDMEGDVDEELEAVLPQHLQPGSGVGSSPVPSPRVSPCASPTHGDRPGRSGQPVRPSQAPPVDFQPGAPLEPKRAPPPRPNAPPARPAPPQRPPPPSGPKSPALPRTGAPAGRGQVVAGPPGPPGPGAAPRPNLPPRAGVISLAPQSRPSPPSHPGAPRPIPEVHPGAPRPVVDTHPGAPRPVPGAPAKASDIPLAGAAPTAPPAVRATAPTVQSQLPPPMEPTPASSGPAQTLASPKPPPRSRSHHAMPPDAAKANSAPQTNGLNGIQWNPTTPNALDFLSSRQNTPSPTFTSSLRAPPTVPSSSMSRSTSPGVPLLPPPPPAMPRSRSQETLRASPNLYGADPLPVRPNSTNPFVQMSVPTPQPISRSASLLVSLPPVLPPRRQPPNWVTFNDDFPLPAKSATLPPNSVPLSEPDWLRDVVLPTPPLAPKPDWLTPTLAYPARTVKTLPPNATPYPEPDWLTSSPALTEIPNPLLRPLPLQTSTTVPKLPDGSSPSCLFFPRQPTER; this is encoded by the exons ATGGCCTTCAGCAAAGGTTATCGCATCTACCACAAGTTGGACCCGCCTCCATACAGTGTCATCGTGGAGACAAGATCCCGGGAAGAATGCCTCATGTTTGAATCCGGGGCCGTCGCAGTCCTCT CGGCTGCTGAGAAGGAGGCCATTAAAAACACATACTCTAAAATTGTGGATGCTTATGGGGTCCTGGGTGTTCTGCGCCTGAACTTGG GCGACTCCATGCTCCACAGCCTGGTGGTGGTGACGGGGTGCAGCTCGGTGGGGAAGGTGCAGGAGTCCGAGGTGTTCCGGGTGACGCAAACAGACTTTGTGTCGCTGAAGAATGACCCTGGCGACGAGGAGCGGATCGGCGAGGTGCGCAAGGTGCTCAACTCGGGCCACTTCTATTTCGCCTGGTCAGCCTCAGGTGTGAGCATGGACCTTAGCCTCAATGCGCGTCGCCGCATCCTAGAGGACACCACAGACAACCGCTTCTTCTG gaatcagTCCCTGCACCTCCACCTGAAGCATTACGGTGTCAACTGCGATGACTGGCTGCTGAGACTGATGTGCGGTGGCGTGGAGATCCGCACCATCTATGCCGGACACAAGCAGGCCAAGGCTTGCATCTTCTCCCGCCTAAGCTCGGAGCGGGCTGGCACACGTTTCAACGTGCGTGGTGCCAATGATGATGGCCAGGTGGCCAATTTTGTGGAAACCGAGCAG GCCATCTTTCTGGATGATAAAGTATCATCATTCATCCAGATCCGTGGCTCCATTCCGCTGTTTTGGGAGCAGCCGGGAATCCAG GTCGGCTCCCACCGCGTCAAACTCTCCCGAGGATTTGAAGCAAACGCGCCGGCCTTTGAAAG gcaCTTTACTGCCTTGAAAAAGTTGTACGGCAAACAAGTGATCATCAATCTGCTCGGCAGTAAGGAAGGAGAACACATGCTCAGTAAAGCCTTTCAG AGTCACCTGAAAGCCTCGGAGCACGCCACGTCCGTCAAAATGGTCAACTTCGACTACCACCAGAATGTGCGCGGTGGAAAAGCGGAGAAGCTGCACAGTGTGCTGAAGCCACAGCTTGGCAAGTTTCTGGAAGAGTGTGGCTTTTTCTACTACTCCGGAGAGATGGGGATTACCAG gagcCAAGGTGGCACCTTAAGGACAAACTGCCTGGATTGTTTGGACAGAACCAACAGTGTCCAAGCCTTCTTTGCACTGGAG ATGCTAGCCAAGCAGCTGGAAGAAATGGGTCTGACAGAGAAACCTCAGCTGGTCGCCCGCTTCCAGGAAGTCTTTCGGACCATGTGGTCAGGCAACGGCGACTCCATCAGCAAGATCTATGCTGGCACCGGCGCCCTGGACGGCAAGGCCAAG GGCGGAAAGCTGAAAGATGGAGCCCGTTCTGTGACCCGGACCATCCAGAACAACTTCTTTGATAGCTCCAAGCAGGAGGCCATCGACATCCTCCGTTTGGGCTCCACGCTCAACAGCGATCTGGCTGACAAAGCAAGAGCTTTGCTCACCACCTCCAGCCTTTATG TCACGGAGCCTGTATTGCAGTCAG CTTCACCCAGGGTTCTGCTGGGCATGTGCCAGAACCACCGCAAGTACACGCAGCCCAAGCAGATCCGAGTGTGCGTGGGCACGTGGAATGTCAACGGCGGCAAACAGTTTCGTAGCATCGCCTTCCGTAACCAGACTCTCAATGACTGGCTGCTAGATGCGCCCAAGATCGCCGGAAACCCTGACTTCCAAG AGAGCAAAGCCAACCCAGTGGATATATTTGCCATTGGCTTTGAGGAAATGGTTGAGCTGAATGCCGGAAACATTGTCAGCGCCAG CACCACCAACCAGAAGCTCTGGGCTGCCGAGCTGCAGAAAAACATCTCACGCGACCACAAATACGTTCTGCTTGCATCAGAGCAGCTGGTGGgcgtgtgtttgtttgtcttcaTCCGCCCACAGCATGCACCCTTCATCAG GGACGTTGCGGTGGACACCGTGAAAACAGGCATGGGTGGCGCAACTGGGAACAAAGGCGGTGTGGCCATCCGCCTGCTCTTCCACACTACCAGCATTTGCTTTGTGTGCTCACACTTTGCGGCGGGACAGTCGCAGGTCAAAGAGAGGAACGACGACTACAATGAGATCACGCGCAAGCTCACTTTCCCCATG GGTCGCCTGCTCTACTCTCATGACTATGTTTTCTGGTGCGGAGACTTCAACTACCGCATCAACCTACCCAATGAGGAGGTGAAAGAGCTGATCAGGCAGCAAAACTGGGATGCGCTGACTGCTGGTGACCAGCTCTTTGATCAGAAGAACGCTGGGATG GTGTTTCGTGGATTCACGGAGGGCAAGTTGGATTTTGCGCCAACGTACAAGTATGACCTGTTCTCTGAGGACTATGACACGAGCGAGAAGTGCCGCACACCCGCCTGGACCGACCGCATCCTCTGGAAGCGCCGCAAGTGGAACTTTGACAAGACAG CTGAAGAAATGAACGTGGTGGGTGCGGTGTCCACGTCGGCTGAGAACGAGGACGACCCGGATTACCCTTGGAGTTCCGGGAGCCTCAAGTACTATGGCAGAGCCGAGCTCAAGACCTCGGACCACAG GCCGGTGGTGTCCGTCATTGATGTGGACATCCTGGAGGTGGACCCGGAAGCTCGGCATCAGGTCTACAAAGACGTCATCGCCCTGCAGGGTCCCCCGGATGGCACGATCCTGGTGTCCTTGTGCTCGTCCGGCCCAGACGACTTCTTCGACGACGCGCTCATCGACGAGCTGCTCGACAAGTTCGCTAACTTTGGCGAAGTCATCCTCATCAG atttgttgAGGAGAAGATGTGGGTGACATTCCTGGAAGGTTACTCTGCTCTGGCCGCTTTGTCTCTCAGCGCCTCCACT GTTCTCGGAAAGGTGATTGACATTCGCCTGAAAAGTCCTGGTTGGATCAAGAGCTTGGAAGAAGAGATGAGCGTGGATCGCATCTGCGGGAGCGTCCCCGCCTCGGCCAGCTCCAGCCTTCTGGCCGAGGACGCCGACCTGGGCGACGACGACTACGACATGGAGGGCGATGTGGATGAAGAGCTGGAGGCGGTCCTTCCCCAGCATCTGCAGCCAGGCTCCGGAGTGGGCTCTTCACCGGTACCGTCACCACGCGTCAGCCCCTGCGCCTCACCCACCCACGGGGACAGGCCTGGACGCAGTGGTCAACCAGTGCGACCATCTCAAG CGCCTCCTGTAGACTTCCAGCCCGGGGCGCCTTTGGAACCCAAACGTGCACCACCTCCTCGACCCAACGCTCCCCCAGCAAGACCTGCACCCCCCCAGCGCCCGCCACCGCCCTCAG GACCAAAAAGCCCGGCTCTTCCTCGGACCGGCGCTCCCGCAG GTCGAGGGCAGGTGGTCGCTGGGCCCCCTGGACCCCCTGGACCCGGAGCTGCCCCTCGGCCA AATTTGCCCCCTCGAGCCGGCGTGATTAGTTTGGCCCCACAGTCACGTCCATCTCCTCCGTCCCACCCCGGAGCACCCCGGCCCATCCCTGAAGTCCACCCTGGGGCTCCACGACCCGTGGTCGACACCCATCCCGGCGCACCTCGACCAGTACCTGGGGCTCCGGCCAAAGCTTCTGACATTCCTCTAG CGGGAGCCGCCCCGACTGCGCCCCCTGCCGTCAGAGCGACGGCACCAACGGTCCAGTCCCAACTGCCTCCACCAATGGAACCCACGCCTGCTAGTTCTGGTCCTGCCCAAACGTTGGCCTCCCCAAAGCCGCCACCTCGATCCCGCTCGCATCACGCTATGCCCCCGGACGCTGCCAAGGCCAACTCAGCCCCGCAG accaaCGGGCTGAACGGCATCCAATGGAATCCCACCACCCCGAACGCCCTCGACTTCCTGTCCTCCCGGCAAAACACCCCATCCCCGACCTTTACCTCGTCCTTGAGGGCGCCGCCCACCGTCCCCTCTTCTTCAATGTCACGTTCAACCTCACCAGGCGTCCCCCTCCTTCCGCCCCCACCACCCGCCATGCCCCGCAGTCGCTCGCAGGAGACACTGCGCGCCTCACCCAACCTCTATGGCGCCGATCCGCTTCCCGTCCGGCCCAACAGCACCAACCCATTCGTACAGATGTCCGTGCCTACCCCCCAGCCCATCTCGCGTAGCGCGTCCTTGTTAGTGTCCCTCCCACCCGTGCTTCCGCCACGTCGTCAGCCCCCTAACTGGGTCACCTTCAACGACGACTTCCCCCTCCCGGCTAAAAGTGCCACCTTGCCCCCTAACTCCGTCCCTCTCTCTGAACCAGACTGGTTGCGTGACGTGGTGCTTCCGACACCCCCACTCGCCCCCAAACCGGACTGGTTAACCCCTACGCTGGCGTATCCCGCCCGCACAGTTAAAACACTGCCTCCCAATGCGACCCCATACCCTGAGCCGGACTGGTTAACCTCAAGCCCTGCGTTAACAGAAATCCCAAACCCGCTCCTTCGCCCTCTCCCGTTGCAAACATCCACAACAGTCCCTAAACTCCCCGATGGATCCAGTCCCAGCTGCCTCTTCTTTCCCAGACAGCCGACAGAACGGTGA
- the mis18a gene encoding protein Mis18-alpha: MATRPKISAGCPTQLNNAFETFSADYSCDEESLTSLPVAESENDDAPLVFICEKCKLLVGDSFSWEGSDDEQNHIHLKRVTNNVLLSKDTRLHQVGKGVPCVIVDLVCRGCQSVLGMMYKSTPKSMDHKRFTFCFSVAKIDSYVLGSANQMLLEEGPGQQPVTLEFREDVERLLTRMKMMVVAMARQVEELERPVKDDA; this comes from the exons atggcgacaCGACCTAAGATTTCCGCAGGTTGCCCGACGCAACTCAACAACGCGTTCGAAACTTTTAGCGCTGACTACTCTTGCGACGAGGAAAGTTTAACCAGTCTTCCGGTAGCGGAATCTGAAAACGATGATGCTCCTTTAGTGTTCATCTGCGAAAAATGCAAATTACTCGTCGGGGATTCTTTTTCGTGGGAAGGCAGCGACGACGAACAAAATCACATTCACCTCAAAC GAGTCACCAACAACGTGTTGCTTTCGAAAGACACCCGACTGCATCAAGTTGGTAAAGGAGTTCCCTG CGTAATTGTAGATTTGGTGTGTCGGGGATGCCAGTCTGTTCTGGGGATGATGTACAAGTCCACACCGAAAAGCATGGACCACAAAAGGTTTACCTTTTGCTTCAGCGTGGCAAAAATTGACAG TTATGTGCTGGGTAGCGCTAACCAGATGTTGTTAGAAGAAGGCCCCGGCCAGCAGCCGGTCACTCTGGAGTTCAGAGAAGACGTTGAACGGCTACTCACTCgg ATGAAGATGATGGTGGTGGCAATGGCGCGTCAGGTGGAAGAGCTGGAGCGCCCCGTTAAAGACGATGCCTGA
- the LOC144212813 gene encoding lysosomal proton-coupled steroid conjugate and bile acid symporter SLC46A3, translated as MMKGLYLVEPVVALYAFSTYLTYPLVQQYVYRRLWQQLANSTYPISDNVSTCTTANSSDPENHTFYFQQVQEEASLFSLYSQVLSAVPSLLVTLLLVAYSDRAGRKVAIVLPLVGTLLYTLSLLLVSYLELNVYLLVGASLLSSLFGGLGTFLGGCFAYVADLSGGGGRRMTLRIAGLDMMIGLLSGVAALSTGYFLRAAGFNGPFLTSAACQVLVLLYAIFLLEETVARPADTDSARCSAVVKMFSAVYGMFIRTGAERRMLLALLLLIFTSFSFAYVGGFSLLTLYELNEPLCWTEILIGYGAALSTTIFLFSFLGVAALTYCGTPQLLIVLLGILSLATGMVMVAFSKTTLMMLLARVPMLLSIMPFAVLRSMMSKIVSKSEQGALFALLSFTDVLTANVSVAVFSILYATTVVWYPGLVFLLGAGLCAIPTIILGVVYAMGVDIAEEETAAVDEEEGEHGEREKDVTENANDSEPLLS; from the exons ATGATGAAGGGTCTTTACTTGGTGGAGCCTGTGGTGGCCTTGTACGCCTTTTCCACATATTTGACGTATCCACTGGTGCAGCAGTATGTGTATCGGCGTCTGTGGCAGCAGCTGGCCAACAGTACTTACCCCATCTCAGACAACGTGTCCACATGCACCACTGCTAACTCCAGTGATCCCGAAAACCACACATTCTACTTCCAG CAAGTGCAGGAGGAGGCCTCGCTGTTCTCTCTGTACTCTCAGGTCCTTTCGGCAGTGCCCTCCTTGCTAGTTACCCTCCTGCTGGTGGCATACAGTGACCGTGCTGGGCGCAAGGTGGCCATTGTCCTACCACTAGTAGGCACACTCCTGTACACACTGTCTTTGCTGCTGGTGTCCTACCTGGAGCTCAACGTCTACCTGCTGGTGGGTGCCTCACTCTTGTCTTCTCTTTTCGGCGGGCTGGGCACCTTCCTTGGTGGCTGCTTTGCGTACGTGGCAGACCTTAGCGGCGGCGGTGGGCGAAGGATGACGCTACGCATCGCCGGCCTGGACATGATGATCGGACTGCTTTCTGGCGTTGCGGCGCTGTCCACGGGATACTTCCTGAGAGCCGCAGGTTTCAACGGGCCCTTCTTGACCTCAGCCGCCTGCCAAGTCCTGGTGTTGCTCTACGCCATCTTCTTGCTGGAGGAGACAGTGGCACGGCCAGCCGACACTGACTCAGCCCGATGCTCGGCAGTGGTGAAAATGTTCTCCGCCGTCTACGGCATGTTCATCCGGACTGGCGCCGAGCGGCGTATGCTGCTGGCGCTCCTGCTGTTGATCTTCACCAGTTTCTCTTTTGCCTACGTGGGAGGATTCTCCTTGTTGACTCTATATGAACTGAACGAGCCACTTTGCTGGACTGAGATTCTCATCGGCTATGGCGCTGCGCTTTCCACAACTATATTCCTCTTCAGCTTTTTGGGCGTGGCCGCATTGACTTACTGTGGCACTCCTCAGCTGCTCATTGTGCTACTGGGCATCCTCTCCCTGGCCACTGGAATGGTTATGGTAGCCTTTTCAAAAACCACGCTGATGATGCTTCTAG CGAGAGTTCCCATGCTCCTGTCCATCATGCCCTTCGCTGTGCTGCGATCTATGATGTCAAAAATCGTCTCCAAGTCAGAACAGG GTGCCTTGTTCGCCTTGCTTTCCTTCACGGATGTCCTGACGGCTAACGTGTCGGTGGCTGTCTTCAGTATCTTGTACGCCACCACAGTGGTCTGGTACCCCGGTTTAGTCTTTCTGCTGGGTGCCGGGCTATGCGCCATACCGACCATAATTTTGGG TGTGGTTTATGCAATGGGAGTGGACATAGCCGAAGAAGAGACGGCAGCAGTGGATGAAGAGGAAGGAGAACATGGTGAAAGGGAAAAGGACGTTACCGAAAACGCCAACGACAGTGAACCGCTGCTAAGCTGA